In Roseibium algicola, the DNA window GCGTCCTTTTCGGGAGGCACTTGTGCAAGAACAGGCCCGCTCGCCGCTATCGGCAGCGTGAGCATCGCCAGCACCAGAAGAGCGGTGGCCTGTTTCACCAAGTCAGTCTCCTTGTCACCCCGACCCGAAGATCGCGTTTTGCCCGGTCAGCCGCCCGGGCGTTCAGCCTCGACAAGCTTTCACGTTGAGGCATGCCCGGATCTTCAGGACCGTTCCCGCCGCGCCATGAATGCCAGGCGTTCGAACAGGTGCACGTCCTGTTCGTTCTTCAACAGCGCGCCATGCAGCGGCGGTATCAGTTTGGAGCTATCTTGTTGACGAAGGGTTTCAGGATCGATGTCTTCGTTCAGCAGCAGCTTGATCCAGTCGATCAGCTCCGAGGTAGAGGGCTTCTTCTTCAGTCCGGGGACGTCGCGTACGTCATAGAAGAGGCGCAGTGCCTCCGACAGAAGCCGTTGCTTGATGCCGGGAAAATGCACTTCAACGATTTCCGCCATGGTATCGGCATCGGGGAACTTGATGAAATGGAAGAAGCACCGGCGCAGGAAGGCGTCGGGCAGGTCCTTCTCGTTGTTTGATGTGATGATGACCACCGGGCGCCGCTTTGCACGGACGGTTTCACCGGTCTCGTAGACGTGGAACTCCATGCGGTCGAGTTCCAGGAGAAGATCGTTCGGAAACTCGATATCGGCCTTGTCGACTTCGTCAATCAGCAGAACCGGCCGCTCTTCAGCGTCGAATGCTTCCCAGAGCTTGCCCTTGCGAATGTAGTTGTTGATGTCCTTGACACGCTCGTCACCGAGCTGGCTGTCGCGCAAGCGCGAAACGGCGTCATATTCATACAGGCCCTGCTGAGCCTTGGTGGTGGATTTTACATGCCATTCGATCAGCGGGGCTTTCAGGGCGACCGCAACCTGTTCGGCGAGCACGGTCTTGCCGGTGCCGGGTTCACCCTTGATCAGCAACGGCCTCTCCAGGGCGACTGCGGCGTTGACCGCGACCCTCAGGTCTTCCGTGGCAATATAGCTTTCAGTTCCTTCAAAGCGCATTTGGCCGTCCGTTTTTCCTAGGTTGGCCGCAAGGTGGCAGGCCACGCGCGGCTGTGCAAGCCCGTAAAAGGCAGGAGTGCCGGCGCACGGCAATTTTGAACATCTGCCACCGGCCAGAGCGGAAGTTTTTGCCTGTCGGGTCGTGACCTGCCGGGTTCTTTTTTCCGCTTCTGGAAAAGGAAAATTTCCTAAGTCTATGAAACAAAACGATAAATTATGTCCTCGTCAAACTGGCACGGCCTTTGCGGAGGAAGGCCGATTATGGGCGTAAGCCCGCGTCGCAGTGCCCGATCTATAAAGAGGACCGCAAATGGGTATTTATGGGGCTATCAACTCGGCTGTCTCCGGACTGGCTGCGCAGGCTACGGCTCTGGAGAATATTTCCGGTAACGTCGCAAACTCGCAGACGACCGGTTACAAACGGCTCGACACGACCTTTTCGGATCTGGTTTCCGGGGGTGGGGCCAAGCAGGCCCAGCAGGTTTCCGGAACCACCTTCGCCACATCCCGCGCCACCAACACCGTGCAGGGTGATATCACGTCGGTCGACGTCGATACCTACATGGCCATCAACGGCGCTGGCTATTTCGTCGTGACCAAGGCGTCCGACGTGGTCGACGGCTCGACCACCTTCGCAGATGAGACCTACTACACCCGCGCCGGTGATTTCGAGCGCGACAAGGAAGGTTATCTGATCAACAGCTCCGGCTATTATCTGCAGGGCTTCCCGCTGGACCCGAACACCGGAAATGCGATCGGCGACAACCCGGCCGTCATCCAGATCGAGAACCAGCCACTGGCAGCATCCGCAACCACGACTGTGGACTACCAGGCTAACCTTCCTCGGGTTCCCGCGACTACCGACTATGATGGCACGGATGAAACCACTGCCCTCCTGAACGCTTCGGTTGGTGCCGGTAACGTTGCCGTTGCAGATGAAACCGACTTCCTGAACAGCTCCATTTCCGGCGGATCCACAACGATCTACAATCAGAACGGCACGGCGATGAACGTCGAAATCCGTTATGCCAAGACCGCGAACTACGATGCTGGCCCGCCCATCGTGGAGGACGCCTGGTCGATGTATATCGGTACTGGCGGCGATGCGACCGATGCCTGGTATGATGTTGGTACCGTCCAATTCGACGATACCGGCGAGATGACGACCCTGACCGCCGGTGCCATGGCCGGTTCCGCAGTGAATGGTACGGGCGACGGCTTTACAATCTCCTCGCTGACCATCGGCGGCACGACGGCAACGGACGTCGAGTTCTCCTTTGCCGACGGCTCCCTGACCCAGTATTCCGACAAGGACGGCCGGGCCAGCTCCGTGTCGCTGGATCCGGATGGATATCCTGCAGGTGAGCTGATCGGGGTGGCTGTAGACGCTTCCGGCCGTGTCATTGCCAGCTATTCCAACAACCAGCAGCGTCCGGTTTACCAGATCCCGCTTGCGACGTTCGAGGCCGAGCAGGACCTGCAGCGCGTTGACGGTGCCGCGTTTGCGGCAACGGCCGGATCGGGAGACGCGGATCTTTCCGGAGGCGGGCAGATCCTGGCCAAGAAGCTGGAACTCTCCAATGCCGATATCGCGGACGAGTTTTCCAAACTGATCATCACCCAGCAGGCCTATTCGGCAAACTCGCGGATCGTCACCTCAGCAGACGAAATGCTCGACGATGCCCTGAATATGGTCCGGTAACACCGCCTAGGCCGGCGGGGCACTGACCCGCCGGCCATCTGGCCTGGTCGCGTATAAGGAAGGAGAAGCCGCCATGGGTCTTACAAGTGCCCTGAATACCGCGGTTTTCGGAATCACCTACAATCAGCGTCAGCTGGACGTCACCGCGTCCAACATTGCGAACGCGGATACGGCCGGCTATTCGAAAAAAATAATTTCGGCGAATGTCTATTTCGACGGCAACGGCAACGTCGCCGGAATGAATGCGACGGAAGTGCGCCGGATTGTCAACGAGCAGATCCAGTCCGACTATTTCAACTCTCTCGCCGACACCAGCTACTCCCGGCAGATTGCGGATTTTACCGACCGTCTGGACGATATTTTCGGCACGATCGACGACAAGAGTTCGTTGTCGTCCCTTGCAGGCAATCTTTCAGCTGCACTTGCCGGCCTGGTAAATGATCCGGGCAACTATGCCGTTCAAAAGGATGTGGTGTCAGCCGCCGAAGCTTTTGCGCGCGAAATCAACTCATCCTATGAGCAGATTGCGGACCTGCGCCAGGAAGCGGACAACGCACTGGCTTCCCAGACAGATAGCGTGAATGGCCTGCTCTCAAGCATTGAAGACATTGACGAGGCGATCCAGAACGCGACCCAGTCCGGTGTTTCGACTGCCGACATGGAAGACGAGCGCGACCGGCTGATTGAGCAGTTGTCCGGTTATATCGATATCGACGTCACCAAGAACGACAACAATTCAATTTCCATCCGCACCGCCAGCGGCGACCAGCTTTACGCAGACGGCCAGGCATCGACGCTGACCTTCGATGCCACGCATCTACTGCAGCCGGGCCAGGCAGGCAACTCGGTGATGGTGAGAACGCCAGGCGGCACCCAGTTCGATCTCATCGCGTCGTCGAAATCTGGTTCGATACAGGCAACTGCTGAATTGCGCGATGATATCCTGGTCGAGGCGCAGACACAGCTCGACACGATTGCTGCCGAACTGTCACTTGCCTTTTCCAATGTGAATGTTGAAAGCACAGCTGCGACCGTCGGTCTGGACAGCGGTTTCGATCTCGATGTGTCCGCGCTTCAACCGGGCAACACGATCACGCTGGATTACACCGACAGCAGCGGCAATCCGCAGTCAGTCACTCTTGTGGCCGTGGACGATCCCGCACTGCTGCCGCTGGACAACTCCGCTACGGCAAATCCGGGCGACACGGTCTTCGGTATAGACATTTCCAGCGGTGTTCCGGCAACCTATATCACCAACATCACCGCAGCACTTGCCGGTACAGGTCTTCTGGTCAGCAATGACGGGTCGGACAACCTTCGGGTTCTGGGCGACAACACGGCGCCGACCAGCGTTGAAAGCCTGAGTGCGAATGTCACCGTGACGGCGAATTCCGATCAGGGGTTGGGCCTTGCGATCTTCGTTGACCAGCGGGCTGGAACGGACCTCTTCACCGATGCGCTTGAAGGCGGCGGCCAGCGGCTCGGCTATGCCTCCGGAATCAGCGTTAATCCGGATCTTCTGGCCGATAGCGCGCTTCTGGTGAACTATCAGACCACGCCGACACCGAACACGACCAACGATCCTGCGCGTGCGCAGTTCCTGTCGGATGCCCTCAGCGTCGGCACGAAACACTATGACCCGGGCTCGGGTATCGGCAGCGCGTCGACACCGTTCCAGGGAACGCTGCTGGGCTTTGTCAACCAGACCGTCGCGTTTCAGGGCAACCAGGCGGAAGACGCAGCCACATATGCGGATTCCAAGGAAGCGCTGACCATGAACCTCGCCATTCGTTACGAGCAGAGCTACTCGGTCGATCTCGACGCCGAACTGGCCTTCATGGTTCAGCTGGAAAACGCCTATGCGGCCAATGCCCGCGTCATGCAGACCATCAAGGAACTCTTCGAAGAGCTCCTGAACATCGTTTAAGGTTGGGTGCGTTATGGCTGTTTCGAATATCACCACCTCCCGGACTTACCTGACCCGCCAGCTCGGCGAGCTCAACGATCTGCTGGCAAGCAAGACAACCCAGCTCGCCAGAGGCAAGGTCGGTACCACATACGGCGAAGTAGGCGACCGCCGGCTTCTGGACATTCAGCTGACACAGAAAGTCAGCATGATAGAGAGCTACCAGGACACCATCACCATCGCCAACTTGCACCTGAAGACCTCGACCATGTCGCTGGAGCGTCTGGAGGATATCCGGCAGGATGCGAAATCCGCGCTCGATACCAACGATTTCGTGCTGCAGGACGACGGGCAGACGCAGACCCAGTCCCGCGCCAAACTGCTGTTGAACGAAGCGCTCAACATTCTGAACACGGAAGTCGCCGGATTTTACGTCTTTGGCGGCACGGATGCCGTTCAGGATCCGGTTGCCAAGATCGATGCCATTCTGGAAGGGGCGAACGGCCGGGACGGGCTGAAAACAGTCATGAGCGAGTATTCCCAGGCAAATCTGGGTGCCGGCAACAATGGCCGCACATCGACCTCCGCGCTGACAACCAACTACGCTGGCCCCGTGCCAACGGATTCCACCTTCACCATTGCCGAAGATGGTGCACATGATTTCGGTTTCGACATAGCATCGGTTGCCTCGACCCTGACCAACGTCGCGATCACCGGGCCTTCGGGCACCGATCCGGACAGCTTCGACGTTCAGTTCACCGGTCAGCCGGAACTTGGCGAGACCATCACGGTGGAATTCTCCCTGCCGCCTGACCACAGCGAGACGATCTCCATCGAGCTGACGGCAGCAAACAGCACGGCTGAAGACGGAACCTTCGCGATCGGCGCCGATCTTGAGGAAACGGCGCAGAACCTGCGCGATGCCCTGGAAGCGGAGATCGAGCACCAGGCTCAGACAACCCTTCGCGCCGTGTCGGACGAATGGGCGGCAGAAGAGTTCTTCAGGACGTTCGGCGGGGAAGAGCCGCAGCGGGTCGACGGACCTCCCTTCGACAGCGCAACCGCGCTGATCGGTGGCGGCTCGACGACTGTCGCCTGGTATACGGGCCGCAACACGGCCACCGACGATCCACGCACGGACAAGAACGCAGTGATCGACAGCAATTTGACGGTGAGCTACGGCGTCCGGGCCAATGAAACACCGCTGCAGGAACTGGTCCAGTCGCTTGCGGCTTTCATTGCCGCGGATTTTTCGGGCGGCTCGACGATCGACGAAGAGTATTACAATACCCTGTCGACCAACCTGCGCACGACCTTGCAGCCGCCAGGTGTCGATCAGTCCGGGATCACCGATATTGCCACGGACATTGCCATCACGCATCGGACAGTGTCGCTGACCGATGACCGGCACGTGCAAATGAAGAGCAGCTACGAAGGCACGATCGCGGATATCGAGGGAATCGACCAGGATCAGGTCGCCGCCGAGATCCTGCAATTGCAGACCAATATCGAGGTTTCCTACAGGGCCTCGTCGATCGTGTTCAACCTGACCCTGTCCGATTACCTCTAGGATCGCACGGAACTTCCGGCTTTTCCCCGGGCGGTCTTCGCTACCTGCTGCCTGGACTGCCGGTCAGGGCCGGGAAAGGCCTTGAAATATTCCCCCTTTGGGGAAACACTCTTCTGGTTGCCTTTCTTCCCGACGGATATCTTCTGGTGTCCAGTTCCAACCGGTTTGCCGCCGGGGCCTTTGGCAACGGCGCGTTCTTTTCATTATCCCTTTTCAAAAAACAGATCGCGGCATACCGCGTAAAGATAGACACCATGGGAGGGAGAGCCGATGTGTCACGTATTTGCCGGACAGGATCCGGAACGCTATGCCAGCCAGACCCGGCGGTTGCGGCTCAACGGACAGAGCACGAGCATCCGACTGGAAAATTCCTTCTGGGCAATTCTGGATCAGATTGCTGCATCGGAAGGGGTGACGACACCGCATTTCATCTCGACGCTGCATTCAGAAGTGATCGAACTGCGCGGTGAACCGAAGAATTTCACATCGCTGTTGCGTTGCGCCTGTCTGAAGTTCCTCGAGATTTCGTCGAACCAGCATGCGGCTTCGATTGCCGCTGAATGACATTTTGCGCTGCAGCGCAAGTTTTACCGCTCGCAGTATAAGCATACTACCCGAGCGATAGTTGCCACGCGCTACGCTTCCGTCATGCAAATACAAGCAGAGCGGAGTAACGCGTGGCGAAAGCAATACATTCTATGATCCGTGTTCTGGAAGAGCACAGGTCTCTTTCCTTTTATGAAAAAGCATTCGGGCTGACCGTAGCGGATCGTCTGGATTTTCCCGATTTTACCCTGATCTACCTGCGCAACAGCGACTCCGGCTTCGAGCTGGAGCTGACCGTCAACAAGGGGCGGACAGAGCCCTATGACCTGGGCGACGGCTATGGGCATCTGGCGTTCAGTGTCGATGACCTCGACAGCGAACACGCACGCTTCGAAGCAGCAGGTCTCAATCCAAGAAAACTGGTCGATTTCGCACCGGCGGGAGACGTCATAGCGCGCTTCTTCTTCGTTGCGGATCCCGATGGCTATCAGATCGAGGTGCTTCAGCGCGGCGGTCGATACGAATGAATTGAACGGGAGGAGAGCATGAAAACCGAAAACAGTCCGAGAGGTCTGACCAGACGACAGCTTCTGGCCCGGGCGACGGCGGCAGGCGCTGCCTTCGTCACTGGGACCGGATTTCTGGCAGCAAGGGACGGCGCCTGGGCGACGGAGCTGACGGCACTCAAGCCGGACAGTTTCGCGACGCTGGTGCAGATGGCGCGGGACATCTACCCGCACGACCATGTCGGCGACGAATACTATGTCATTGCCGTCAAGGGATATGACACGCCCGACCACGCCGAGGATATCGAGGCCGGTATCGAGGCCCTGAACGGAGCAGCCCAGGGGAGAGGGCATACTTCCTATCTTGCGATCGGCTGGGAGCGTGACAGGGCGGACCTGCTGCGGTCCATGGAGGACAGCCCGTTCTTTCAAAGGGTCAGGGGCGGACTGGTAACGGGTCTCTACAATCAGAAAGCAGTCTGGCCGCTGTTTGGCTACGAGGGAGCTTCCTACGAACTGGGCGGCTACATCGACCGGGGCTTCAACGACATCAACTGGCTTTGAGCCTTAGGGAGGAAACCATGGCTGCACCATTTGACCTGAATGACGACACGGTTGTCGTCGTGATCGGAACGGGCGCCGGTGGCGGTGTGCTTGCCAACGAGCTGGCGCAGAAGGGCGTAAGTGTCGTGGCTCTGGAGGCGGGCGGACGCTATCTTCCGGATGATTATGTCAACGACGAGTGGGAAAGCTTCGGGCAGCTTGCCTGGGTCGACCCCAGAACCACGTCGGGCGACTGGCGGGTTGCAAAGGACTTTTCCGGCCTGCCGGCCTGGATCGTCAAGGCCGTCGGGGGGACCACCGTTCACTGGGCCGGGGCGTCGATCCGCTTCCAGCCACATGAATGGAAGGCAAAAACGTCCTACGGCAACGTCCAGGGAGCCAATCTGCTCGATTGGCCGCTGGATGCGGAGGAAATGGATCCCTGGTACACGCTTGCCGAAACAAAGCTGGGCGTGACGCGCACAGGGGGGCGGGCCGGACTGCCGGGCAACAACAACTACCTGGTGTTCGAAAAGGGCGCCAAGGCGCTCGGCTACAAGGAAGTCCATACAGGCCGGATGGCCATCAACTCGGCCGACTACGACGAGCGTATCGCCTGCCAGCAGACCGGTTTCTGTTTTCAGGGCTGCAAATGGGGAGCGAAGTGGTCCGCCGCCTACACGGATATTCCGCGGGGCGAGGCAACCGGAAATCTGGAAGTTCGCGACCAGGCCCATGTCGCACGAATCCTGCACGACGATGCAGGCAAGGTGACCGGGGTCGAATATTTCGACAAGGACGGCAATCTGCAGCTTCAGAAAGCCCGTGTCGTCTGCGTTGCCGGCAATTCCTTCGAAAGCCCGAGGCTGTTGCTGAATTCAGCGTCTTCCATGTTCCCGGACGGTCTTGCCAACAGCTCCGGCCAGGTCGGTCGCAATTACATGCGCCATACCACAGGCTCGGTCTATGCCATTTTCGACCAGCCGGTGAAGATGTGGCGTGGAACAACGATGGCGGGGATCATTCAGGACGAAGCCCGTCACGACCCGTCCCGCGGCTTCGTCGGCGGATATGAACTTGAAACCCTGGCTCTTGGACTGCCGTTCATGGCGGCGTTCCTTGATCCGGGAGCGTGGGGCCGGGAATTCACAAGTGCGCTCGACGGTTACGAGAACATGGCAGGCATGTGGATCGTCGGTGAGGACATGCCCCAGGAAACCAACCGGGTCACGCTCAATCATGATGTGAAGGACAGCTTTGGCCTGCCGGTTGCGAATGTCCATTTCGATGATCATCCCAACGACGTCGCAATGCGCAATCATGCCTACAAGCAGGGGATGGCCATCTACGATGCCGTCGGGGCGACCCGGACCTTCCCGACGCCGCCTTACCCGTCTACCCACAATCTGGGCACCAACCGGATGTCGGAAAATCCGCGGGACGGGGTGGTCAACCGCTGGGGGCAAACCCACGACATTGCCAATCTGTTCGTGTCGGACGGGTCCCAGTTCACCACGGGCGCTGCCGAAAACCCGACCCTGACGATCGTGGCACTAGCCATCCGTCAGGCCGATCATATCGCCCGGGAAATGAGTGCCGGCAATCTGTAGTCCCGTGAGGGCCGGCTTCCGGAAGGCTGGGCTTTCAAAGCCCGGCCAACGCGGAGGTTCTGAATGGATTGCCGGGCTCGCACTGGGCCGGTGCTGAATATCTCATGGCTGCAAATCCTGCCCGCAGCTTGAGGACCCGCTGATCTCCGGTGGAGGCTTCCTCCGTTTCCGCTGGAGGAGGGCAGGTGAACGTTGCAGTCAAGAGAAAGGCCGCCGAGGTTACCCTGGCGGCCTTTCTTGATCTTCTATCGTGTTTTCCGAGGCTGTTCTCGAACCGGCCGCACCGGGATCAGGACCTCAGACCCTCGGCAATCGAACGATTGATGCTGATGAGGGTATCGAGCTTGTTTTCGTCGTCAGTCGTCATGACTGTCATGGTCTGCTTGAACACGAACACGCCCAGCGAGGCGATGTTGTTCTTGATGTCCTGAGGCAGTTCGCTTTCAGGACTGGTCGCGGACGTCACGAGAATTGTCCAGAGCTTGCGATTGTACACCAGGGCGTCATCTTTTTCCGCAAGCGAGGAATTTGCCCATTCATCCTTGATCAACTGAAGCCGGGCTGCGGCCTTCATCAGCAGATTCGCTTCCAGCTCCCTCGGTGACATCGCCACCTGGCTTGTTTTCTGGTAAGCCTGCGCTGCCTGTTTGTACATGACTGATCAGCGTCCCTTCGTACTCGATGAGCTTACGTGCTTCTTTCAGTGCTTTATAGAAGGCGCCGGTTAGTATGGCGTTACTAATCCTGGTGACAAAAGGGATCGTACTCGGCGCGGCTTTCACTATGTCATTGACGAGGCTGAAGTAACTCTCCTGTATCTTCTCCAAGTCAGTTGACAGATACATCAGCTGAACGGCCAGGTAGACCCGTTTGGCTGGTGTATCCGCAGTGGCCGGCGTGAGAATATCCTTTTCTCGCAGAATGGGAGCCTGGCCTTCGATAAAGAGGCGAGTGCGTTGATTGTCATTGGTGATAACGCTTTCCCCAATGATAATTCGCTCGCCCGGTTTCAGCTCGACCTTGAGCGCCATTCCGTGACCTCCACGCAGAAGTATCGCTGTGAAACGTTAACGAAATCGTTAACGATTTGCCCCCGATACCTTAATGATAACTGCCGCCGGTGTTAACCGAACAGGCTCAAGACGCTCTGATCTGCCTGGTTGGCCAGAGACAGAGCAGTCGAAGAAAGCTGCTGACGGGTTTGCAGCGCCAGCATGTTAGCACCTTCTTCGTTCATGTCCGCAATAGTTAGGTGGCCAGCGCCAACCTCCAGCGTGTTGATCAGATTTTGGGTGAAATCGGTCCGGATTTCCACAGTCGAAAGAGCCGTACCCATCGACCGGGCCGCATTGCGAAGCTCGTCGAGCGCCGCGTTGATGGCCTGAAGCGTTCGATCGATATCCGTATCCGACTTGAATTCGGACGGCGCTGCCGTCAGTGACACGATTCCTGTCGTCGATCCGAGCGTCGTTCGGTTGAAGTCGCTGTTGCTGCTGGAAATGTCGAAAGAGACTTCGCCGATAAGGCTGATGCTGCCGCCCGAGAAGGTGGCATCCAGGCCCTTTACGTTGTTGATGAAGGTCACGAGATCGCTGACCGTGGTTTCTTCGTCGATCTCCAGAGAGGCCGGCTCGAAGCCGTTGCCGTCGGTGATCGTGATCGTGTCGCCGGCCTGGAAGCCGCCGGAGGAGACCAGCGTTGCCGTGGAACTGAGAGGAGACACCGTCATCGTGGTCGTTGTGCCGCCGGTGTCGCCACCGTCCGTCGCTGCGCCACCGCCGGTGTTGTCCTTGGAGATATAGAGAGCGTTGTCGAGACCGGACGTGATGGTGATGGAGTCCGTGGCTTCGTCAAAAGTGGCGTGAACGCCGTTCAGATCGTTCAATGCGTCCACGTAGTCCTGCACCGTGGTGATGTCGGTACCGACCGTCAGGTTGGTGGTGCCGGAGGAATCCGTGATGCTGACAACGTTGCCGGTTGCCCAGTCGGCGAGGTCCGTCAGATTCGAGGACGCCTGCAGGCCCGACAGGGAAATGGAGGTGGTGCCGCTGAAGAGGTTGAAGGACGACGTACCGGTGCCACCGGCATCCAGGTCATCCAGATTGAGACCATCATCTAGTGAAGTGTCTGTAAAATCTACCGGATTAACGGTCAGATTCGAGGTGCTGTCCTCGTTGAAGATAACTTCCAGCTCGTTGCCGGCACCGGCAAGAAGGTTTTTGCCCTTGTAGCTGGAGTCCCGTGCCATATCCTCGATCTGCTCGAGCAGATCGTTGTACTGGCTGGTGAACAGCTTGCGTTCGTATTCACTGGAGGTCTGCAAGGCCTGGTTCGCGATGGCCTTGGCCGATTCCACCAGTTTGGTAATCGACGTGATGCCCTTGTCCGCTGCCCGGATCGTCTGAACCGCCTGGCCCATGTTGTCCAAGAGGTTGGACAGATCACTCGCGCGGTCGTTCAGGGATTGTGCCGTGAAATAGGAGTTCGGATTGTCGAGCGCCGTGTTGACCTTCAGGCCCGTTGCCAGGCGCGTTTGCGTGATCGACTGCAAATCCGCCGTCTGTTTCAGCGACAGGAGATTGTCCCGGACAGCACTGGAGAGAACAATATCAGGCATCAGACTTCACCGCTTTCCCTATTCAGGTCTCGCCAAAGGCAACATGCGGGTAATCCAAGTCGAGCATGCACCTTTGCCGTAAATCTAAATGGAAAGTTAATCACTGATGCACGTATTAACGTCCCGTAAATAAAAGTTACCAAAAGGTTTCTTTTAAGATGTTGATTCTCAATGATAAAAAATTTCGGGTTCAGACAGTAATTCACGGCGTAAACGAAAACGGCGGACCAGTGGCCCGCCGTTTCTGATGCTTGTCTGTGAGTCGTGCGTCCGACTGATTCTCTTTGAATTAGAAGAGGGATAGCACGGTCTGGTCCGCCTGGGAGGCGAAGGACAGAGAGGTGGAAGCAAGCTGCTGACGGGTCTGAAGGGCCAGCAGGTTTGCACCTTCCTCGTTGGTGTCGGCCAGGGTCAAAAGACCTGCACCTTCCTGCAGAGTATTGATCAAGGTCTTCGTGAAGTCTTGCCGGATCTCAACAGTCGAGAGGTTGGTACCGAATTCGGAAGCCTGGGACCGCAGGTTTGACAGACTGGTGTTCAACCGGTCTATGACGCGGTTGATGTTCGTATCCGTTGCGAACCCACTGTCGGAGATCGCTTCGATCACGATGCCATCCGTGTCCGCGGTAAAGCCGGAGCTGTTGAAGTCCGTGTTGTCACTGGTCAGCGACAGGTCGGTTTCCGACGTGATGGTGATACGACCGGAGCCGTCATCGAACTTGGCCGAGACGCCGTTGAAGTCGTTGATGAAGTTTTCCAGGTCATCAACGGTGCTGTCTGCTTCAACTTCGAAGGTGCCGAGCTCGTAGCCGTTACCGTCCGTCAGCGTCAGAGTATCGCCAACCGCAAAGGAACCGGAGTCGATCAGGGCATCCGTGGTCGAAGAGAACGCAGTCGCGTCGACGAGGGTGCCTGCAAAGCTCGTGGTCGCAGAGCCGTTACCACCGATGTAGAAGTCTTCATCGGAGTAGATGGTCAGTTCGCCCGTGCCGTTGTCGAATTCTGCACGAACACCGGCAATGGCGTTGAGGCCATCAACCAGATCCTGAACGGAAGCCGTCGAGGAAACACCACCGGAGAGCACGGCCGGGTTGGTGGCAGTGTCGTCGACGAAGGACAGGCTCTGGGTCGTGGAGATCAGAGTGGAGTCCGACAGGGTGGAGGAAGTGTTCAGGGCAGAACCGCCTGCATCCTGCAGGGTGATGACGGTCTTGCCGCCCTGCAGCTGCAGGGAAGAGGTTGCACCTTCGCCTTCTGCCAGGTCGGAAAGGTTCAGACCGGTGGACAGTGCGGTGTCGGTGTAGTCGACCGCTTCAATTGTCAGCTTGGAGGTCGCATCTTCGTTGAAGATGGTGGTCAGGTCGTTGCCGTCACCTGCAAGCAGGTTCTTGCCT includes these proteins:
- a CDS encoding AAA family ATPase, whose translation is MRFEGTESYIATEDLRVAVNAAVALERPLLIKGEPGTGKTVLAEQVAVALKAPLIEWHVKSTTKAQQGLYEYDAVSRLRDSQLGDERVKDINNYIRKGKLWEAFDAEERPVLLIDEVDKADIEFPNDLLLELDRMEFHVYETGETVRAKRRPVVIITSNNEKDLPDAFLRRCFFHFIKFPDADTMAEIVEVHFPGIKQRLLSEALRLFYDVRDVPGLKKKPSTSELIDWIKLLLNEDIDPETLRQQDSSKLIPPLHGALLKNEQDVHLFERLAFMARRERS
- a CDS encoding flagellar hook protein FlgE; amino-acid sequence: MGIYGAINSAVSGLAAQATALENISGNVANSQTTGYKRLDTTFSDLVSGGGAKQAQQVSGTTFATSRATNTVQGDITSVDVDTYMAINGAGYFVVTKASDVVDGSTTFADETYYTRAGDFERDKEGYLINSSGYYLQGFPLDPNTGNAIGDNPAVIQIENQPLAASATTTVDYQANLPRVPATTDYDGTDETTALLNASVGAGNVAVADETDFLNSSISGGSTTIYNQNGTAMNVEIRYAKTANYDAGPPIVEDAWSMYIGTGGDATDAWYDVGTVQFDDTGEMTTLTAGAMAGSAVNGTGDGFTISSLTIGGTTATDVEFSFADGSLTQYSDKDGRASSVSLDPDGYPAGELIGVAVDASGRVIASYSNNQQRPVYQIPLATFEAEQDLQRVDGAAFAATAGSGDADLSGGGQILAKKLELSNADIADEFSKLIITQQAYSANSRIVTSADEMLDDALNMVR
- the flgK gene encoding flagellar hook-associated protein FlgK, with translation MGLTSALNTAVFGITYNQRQLDVTASNIANADTAGYSKKIISANVYFDGNGNVAGMNATEVRRIVNEQIQSDYFNSLADTSYSRQIADFTDRLDDIFGTIDDKSSLSSLAGNLSAALAGLVNDPGNYAVQKDVVSAAEAFAREINSSYEQIADLRQEADNALASQTDSVNGLLSSIEDIDEAIQNATQSGVSTADMEDERDRLIEQLSGYIDIDVTKNDNNSISIRTASGDQLYADGQASTLTFDATHLLQPGQAGNSVMVRTPGGTQFDLIASSKSGSIQATAELRDDILVEAQTQLDTIAAELSLAFSNVNVESTAATVGLDSGFDLDVSALQPGNTITLDYTDSSGNPQSVTLVAVDDPALLPLDNSATANPGDTVFGIDISSGVPATYITNITAALAGTGLLVSNDGSDNLRVLGDNTAPTSVESLSANVTVTANSDQGLGLAIFVDQRAGTDLFTDALEGGGQRLGYASGISVNPDLLADSALLVNYQTTPTPNTTNDPARAQFLSDALSVGTKHYDPGSGIGSASTPFQGTLLGFVNQTVAFQGNQAEDAATYADSKEALTMNLAIRYEQSYSVDLDAELAFMVQLENAYAANARVMQTIKELFEELLNIV
- a CDS encoding flagellar protein, with the protein product MAVSNITTSRTYLTRQLGELNDLLASKTTQLARGKVGTTYGEVGDRRLLDIQLTQKVSMIESYQDTITIANLHLKTSTMSLERLEDIRQDAKSALDTNDFVLQDDGQTQTQSRAKLLLNEALNILNTEVAGFYVFGGTDAVQDPVAKIDAILEGANGRDGLKTVMSEYSQANLGAGNNGRTSTSALTTNYAGPVPTDSTFTIAEDGAHDFGFDIASVASTLTNVAITGPSGTDPDSFDVQFTGQPELGETITVEFSLPPDHSETISIELTAANSTAEDGTFAIGADLEETAQNLRDALEAEIEHQAQTTLRAVSDEWAAEEFFRTFGGEEPQRVDGPPFDSATALIGGGSTTVAWYTGRNTATDDPRTDKNAVIDSNLTVSYGVRANETPLQELVQSLAAFIAADFSGGSTIDEEYYNTLSTNLRTTLQPPGVDQSGITDIATDIAITHRTVSLTDDRHVQMKSSYEGTIADIEGIDQDQVAAEILQLQTNIEVSYRASSIVFNLTLSDYL
- a CDS encoding ribbon-helix-helix domain-containing protein, translating into MCHVFAGQDPERYASQTRRLRLNGQSTSIRLENSFWAILDQIAASEGVTTPHFISTLHSEVIELRGEPKNFTSLLRCACLKFLEISSNQHAASIAAE
- a CDS encoding VOC family protein, whose product is MAKAIHSMIRVLEEHRSLSFYEKAFGLTVADRLDFPDFTLIYLRNSDSGFELELTVNKGRTEPYDLGDGYGHLAFSVDDLDSEHARFEAAGLNPRKLVDFAPAGDVIARFFFVADPDGYQIEVLQRGGRYE
- a CDS encoding Twin-arginine translocation pathway signal, with the protein product MKTENSPRGLTRRQLLARATAAGAAFVTGTGFLAARDGAWATELTALKPDSFATLVQMARDIYPHDHVGDEYYVIAVKGYDTPDHAEDIEAGIEALNGAAQGRGHTSYLAIGWERDRADLLRSMEDSPFFQRVRGGLVTGLYNQKAVWPLFGYEGASYELGGYIDRGFNDINWL